In Solanum stenotomum isolate F172 chromosome 6, ASM1918654v1, whole genome shotgun sequence, one DNA window encodes the following:
- the LOC125867136 gene encoding protein STRICTOSIDINE SYNTHASE-LIKE 4-like isoform X2, which yields MDSMLYFCSFLMVILLAILLKLVLFSPISPQILEIPSPSPTFTSNSYLQRVSKLGEGFVDRPEDVAVDKMGIVCTATRDGWIKRRHTNGTWQSWKYIGRDTLLGLKVSSAGHILVCDAQEGLLKVTEDGVPVLASHVNGKKLRLADDVVEASDGSVYFSVASTKFGLHEWFLDVLEAKPHGQLLKYSPSLNQTSVILDNLAFANGVALSADQDYLVVCESWKFRYLKYWLKEEMKGQTEMFIDNLVGAPDNIKLAPDGSFWIALIQVRTPRLNFIHKSRATKHLLATFPKLMKWVMGVYDKAMVVNVAADGKITKGFDDPIGKVMSFVTSVLEYDDHLYLGSLNCDFIGKLPLTTSTD from the exons ATGGATTCGATGCTGTATTTTTGTAGCTTTTTAATGGTTATTTTGCTGGCTATTTTACTCAAACTTGTTTTATTCTCACCAATATCTCCTCAGATTCTTGAAATTCCTTCTCCCTCTCCAACCTTTACATCAAACAGTTATTTGCAG AGAGTAAGTAAACTTGGAGAAGGATTTGTAGATAGACCAGAAGATGTTGCAGTGGATAAAATGGGAATTGTGTGTACAGCCACTAGAGATGGTTGGATTAAAAGAAGGCACACAAATGGGACTTGGCAGAGCTGGAAATATATTGGGAGAGATACATTATTGGGACTTAAAGTGTCATCTGCTGGTCATATTCTAGTTTGTGATGCTCAAGAG GGACTACTTAAGGTTACAGAAGATGGTGTACCTGTTCTTGCTTCACATGTCAATGGTAAAAAACTAAG ACTAGCAGATGATGTGGTGGAAGCATCAGATGGGAGTGTATACTTCAGTGTGGCAAGCACCAAATTTGGACTCCACGAATGGTTCCTTGACGTGCTTGAGGCCAAGCCCCATGGTCAGCTTCTCAAATATAGCCCTTCGCTGAACCAGACATCTGTAATTCTTGATAACTTGGCCTTTGCAAACGGGGTAGCTCTGTCTGCAGATCAAGATTACTTAGTAGTCTGTGAATCATGGAA ATTTAGGTACCTCAAATATTGGttgaaagaagaaatgaaaggACAAACAGAGATGTTCATTGATAATCTTGTTGGTGCACCAGATAACATCAAGCTTGCTCCAGATGGTTCGTTCTGGATTGCTCTAATACAGGTAAG AACTCCACGGCTAAATTTCATACACAAGTCGAGAGCTACAAAACATTTGTTGGCAACTTTCCCCAAATTGATGAAGTGGGTGATGGGAGTATACGACAAAGCAATGGTAGTGAATGTGGCAGCTGATGGAAAGATAACCAAAGGCTTTGATGATCCAATTGGAAAGGTCATGTCATTTGTGACGTCTGTGTTGGAGTATGATGATCATCTGTATTTAGGAAGTCTCAATTGTGATTTCATAGGAAAGTTACCTCTCACAACCTCAACTGATTGA
- the LOC125867136 gene encoding protein STRICTOSIDINE SYNTHASE-LIKE 4-like isoform X1, translating into MDSMLYFCSFLMVILLAILLKLVLFSPISPQILEIPSPSPTFTSNSYLQRVSKLGEGFVDRPEDVAVDKMGIVCTATRDGWIKRRHTNGTWQSWKYIGRDTLLGLKVSSAGHILVCDAQEGLLKVTEDGVPVLASHVNGKKLRLADDVVEASDGSVYFSVASTKFGLHEWFLDVLEAKPHGQLLKYSPSLNQTSVILDNLAFANGVALSADQDYLVVCESWKFRYLKYWLKEEMKGQTEMFIDNLVGAPDNIKLAPDGSFWIALIQITTPRLNFIHKSRATKHLLATFPKLMKWVMGVYDKAMVVNVAADGKITKGFDDPIGKVMSFVTSVLEYDDHLYLGSLNCDFIGKLPLTTSTD; encoded by the exons ATGGATTCGATGCTGTATTTTTGTAGCTTTTTAATGGTTATTTTGCTGGCTATTTTACTCAAACTTGTTTTATTCTCACCAATATCTCCTCAGATTCTTGAAATTCCTTCTCCCTCTCCAACCTTTACATCAAACAGTTATTTGCAG AGAGTAAGTAAACTTGGAGAAGGATTTGTAGATAGACCAGAAGATGTTGCAGTGGATAAAATGGGAATTGTGTGTACAGCCACTAGAGATGGTTGGATTAAAAGAAGGCACACAAATGGGACTTGGCAGAGCTGGAAATATATTGGGAGAGATACATTATTGGGACTTAAAGTGTCATCTGCTGGTCATATTCTAGTTTGTGATGCTCAAGAG GGACTACTTAAGGTTACAGAAGATGGTGTACCTGTTCTTGCTTCACATGTCAATGGTAAAAAACTAAG ACTAGCAGATGATGTGGTGGAAGCATCAGATGGGAGTGTATACTTCAGTGTGGCAAGCACCAAATTTGGACTCCACGAATGGTTCCTTGACGTGCTTGAGGCCAAGCCCCATGGTCAGCTTCTCAAATATAGCCCTTCGCTGAACCAGACATCTGTAATTCTTGATAACTTGGCCTTTGCAAACGGGGTAGCTCTGTCTGCAGATCAAGATTACTTAGTAGTCTGTGAATCATGGAA ATTTAGGTACCTCAAATATTGGttgaaagaagaaatgaaaggACAAACAGAGATGTTCATTGATAATCTTGTTGGTGCACCAGATAACATCAAGCTTGCTCCAGATGGTTCGTTCTGGATTGCTCTAATACAG ATAACAACTCCACGGCTAAATTTCATACACAAGTCGAGAGCTACAAAACATTTGTTGGCAACTTTCCCCAAATTGATGAAGTGGGTGATGGGAGTATACGACAAAGCAATGGTAGTGAATGTGGCAGCTGATGGAAAGATAACCAAAGGCTTTGATGATCCAATTGGAAAGGTCATGTCATTTGTGACGTCTGTGTTGGAGTATGATGATCATCTGTATTTAGGAAGTCTCAATTGTGATTTCATAGGAAAGTTACCTCTCACAACCTCAACTGATTGA